GGAGTTTTGActttaggtaaaaaaaacatgaggatGTTGTCAAGATTTAAACACTGAGTCTGCATGAAGCGGACGCATTATAGTTGAAATGTGGTTTTGTTCTCTGTGCAGTGAATTTCCTTTACTACTACACTAAAACAGTGCCAAATAATCCTCCAGTAAAAATTTTTACTGCATACAAACTGCAATCATAATTTCCTTGTTTCACTTTAGAAACTACACCAGACTGACTCAAAAAATATGCAGGAAATGAGCTCTTTGCCATTGTCTCTCCCATTTAGCCGAAGAAGAAAATGCAGTGCCAagtaaagcagaaaaaaaagaaaaaatggtgCAGAGCAGTTATCTACTATATGAGGCTTTAAAATTGGTTTCTACAAGTTCTTGTAATAAATCCTCCATTAATTCAACTCCCAAAATCAAACTACTGTGTATTATGGCCCCAAATATGCTGGATATAATAACATTACCATCAGAGCATATTGAGCCATGCATCCAGATGTCTTGTGACACATCGCAGACAATAGAGAGGTAATGACATCCTGAAGCAGTCTGACTGTAACATGTGCAATATGTTCTGCCCTATCAATAGTGAAACAGGCTCTATCTGAGCCAAGCTGACACATTGCTTGGCTCCTCATATGTGGAGGGCCGTTGGCAATGAAAACTGTGTTATATGGCTCAATAGTGCTGACAGgtttctttctccttctcatCTGCCCTACCCCTCTTCTCTTTATTTCTCCTTCTAGGCTGTGGAGAGGCTGGCACGTGGCAAGAGGTGGGGGGAAGGATGGATCTTCAGTCCGGTGTAAGAGCCTCCCCCCAGGGAAGCCGGCGTCGGACGCAAGGCCTCATGGGCCGTTGACCTGCTGTCTCTGTGATTTATGGCGGCTGGGGGCCTCTGGCCACTGCagactcctctcctctctctcctccgtTTCCCTTCGCACACGCTGCAGGATTGCAAGAAgccacacacactgcaccacCATCTACACGAGTATCCAAAGAGGAATTCCTCGCACATGCTGGGCTGCAGCACGGGCGCGCGTACAACTCCTTCTGCCTACACTGTctcatacaaaaataaacacctcCATAAACATTTCTACACTGCAGCACTGTATCCCACGATCCCATCACATGTCCATTAGAACGAGTGTGCTCTAAGAGGGTTCTCCATTTGACTGCGTGTGGATTACTATCAGTCATGGTGTGTCAGCTGTAGAGCCCTTGGTGTAGTTGCTGCTCAGGGGCAGAGGGGGATCAATGGAAGTGCGTTGAGTAACGAGGTGATGCTCCTGTTTTCACATGGTCTGAGAGCAATCAGCAGCCAGCATCTCTCCGCTGACTCCACACACTGCTCCGCTTCTACACTGCAATAACCAACCTCCTCTACAGACTATTAGTGCAGTGACTTATAGTATTATTCTAATATTAGACACACTAGCTGGACATTTGCTCCTGTGCGCACCAGAGCTGTCAGAGCACCttaaatacctttttttttctccagccaTAAAAGGTTTGGAGTGGACACAGTGCCGTATTTATCTTCTGGACTATTTTTGCTTTTGAAAGCTGGGGACTGAGAGTGAGAGCCAGCAGGTGCCCTCGCCATGGTGTTGCCGCCCCCAGACAAACGCCACGTGTGCCTGACCACCATCGTCATCATGACCAGCATGGCCTTCATGGACGCCTACCTGGTGGAGCAGAACCAGGGTCCCAGAAAGATTGGTGTGTGTATAATAGTGCTGGTAGGGGATGTGTGTTTCCTCATAGTGCTGCGGTATGTGGCAGTGTGGGTCGGTGCCGAGGTGCGCACCGCCCGAAGAGGATACGCCATGATCCTCTGGTTTCTGTACATCTTTGTCCTGGAGATCAAGCTCTACTTTGTCTTTCAAAATTGTAAAGCTGACAGGAAGAGTTTGGAGACAGTGGCCCGGAAGGCTTTGACGTTGTTACTATCTGTATGTGTACCAGGCCTATACTTGGTTCTAGTGGCTCTGGATAGTATGGAATATGTGAGAACTTTCCGGAAGAAGGAGGACATGAGGAGTCGTCTATTCTGGGTGGCTCTGGACCTGCTGGACCTGCTGGATATCCAAGCAAACCTGTGGGAGCCCCAGCGGACAGGCCTGCCCATCTGGGCAGAGGGCCTGATGTTCTTCTACTGCTACATCCTGCTGCTCATCCTGCCTTGCGTGTCGCTCAGTGAAATCAGCATGCAGGGGGAGCATATGTCGCCCCAGAAGATGATGCTGTACCCAGTTCTGAGCCTGGTCACCATAAACGTGGTCACCATCCTCATACGAGGTGTAAACATGGTGCTGTTTCAGGACAGCCGTGTTTCCACCATCTTTGTCGGAAAGAACGTGGTGGCCATAGCCACCAAGGCGTCCACCTTCCTGGAGTACCGCAGACAGGTGAAGGAGTTCCCCCACCCGCAGAACGCCATGGCACTAGAGCTGCAGCAGAACAGCCACACACAGCCGCTGCCCAATGCCACCAGTTTGCCACATGAACCTACGCCGGCGCAGGACGTCATCGACACATGACCACCAGCGCTGGACTGAGCACCATTACTGACTGCTTTTTATGAAAGCCCCAGGAGTGGAGGTAAATAGAGAAATCAGCTGCATGACAGGATGATATTCTGCTCTTGTCAAGCCCACACGAACTGCTGTGAAACcataaaagagattttcagCATCACCTGCCTGTCAGAACACACTGTAAACCTACACTTGACTCTGAGTGCAGCGTGCAGACTTTACAAAGGTTTTTATCGTgctattgtgtttttaattgtttcaaatgttttaaaagttcAAACTTTTATTAGAGACAATCTTCACAGCGTGCGGCCTAGTGACATTATGTTGTGTAAAATGGACAGTTGGTCCCCTCTCGGTGAGTATCTTGTATTTTTAAAGGTCACTTTTTTCGACAGCGCATCTGTGGCATTTCCTTTGAATTACAGCACCAAAGGACGTACCACTCAGCGTGCAGCACTGATGGAGTAGAGGAGCAGAGAATGACAAGGGTCAGCCATGGGGAGCTATCTGTGCTGTGCTCGAGCAAGGCTGGTGGCAGACGAATGCTTTCCTGTCTGTGCTTGGTTCTGCTGAGAAATGAGCTCTGTGGAAGCTGCTGCCTCGGTCAGTGTGACGCTTTACGACCAAAGGTCTGATTAAAGCACCGGAGCTCAGCACTAAACCATCCACTGCAGGCATCCAAGCgtgtgttttactgtgtgtgtgcgtgtgtctacGTGCACGCACACTAGTCTATAGAGTATGTGTGCCTGCAAGCGTACATGTTCGCCACAGGAGGTTTAGGttcatttcaaattgttttggAGCAGATGTGAGTGGTTGATGTGTGTGATGAATTGCAAATGAGACAAAATATGTAGTGATGTCAGAAAAAAACTAATATGATTGGGGTAAGATACTTTTTGTTTCCTGTACTGTACATTCCTCTAAAACTAGCTGAAGCCTTGAAGTCAGAGAATGCAGAGTGTCCAGAGAACGCCTCACTGAAGAATCGAcaaaagataaaacataaatactATAACTTacaaacagaaaatacttttttctgatgttcttcagtttattattat
The sequence above is drawn from the Epinephelus moara isolate mb chromosome 12, YSFRI_EMoa_1.0, whole genome shotgun sequence genome and encodes:
- the tmem121ab gene encoding transmembrane protein 121Ab, which codes for MVLPPPDKRHVCLTTIVIMTSMAFMDAYLVEQNQGPRKIGVCIIVLVGDVCFLIVLRYVAVWVGAEVRTARRGYAMILWFLYIFVLEIKLYFVFQNCKADRKSLETVARKALTLLLSVCVPGLYLVLVALDSMEYVRTFRKKEDMRSRLFWVALDLLDLLDIQANLWEPQRTGLPIWAEGLMFFYCYILLLILPCVSLSEISMQGEHMSPQKMMLYPVLSLVTINVVTILIRGVNMVLFQDSRVSTIFVGKNVVAIATKASTFLEYRRQVKEFPHPQNAMALELQQNSHTQPLPNATSLPHEPTPAQDVIDT